A portion of the Candidatus Methanoperedens sp. genome contains these proteins:
- a CDS encoding Lrp/AsnC family transcriptional regulator — protein sequence MKEILEILESDPRIGHKEIATMTGITEAAVASKIKEMEKKGIIRKYKTVIDWEKAGEEYVYAIIELKVALRSRTGYDAIAERIAKFPEVRSVRLISGDHDLSLTVRGKSMKDVAFFVAEKIATLEQVQGTVTHFVLRTYKEDGDVLFEKERSERLAVSP from the coding sequence ATGAAAGAAATACTGGAAATACTGGAAAGCGACCCGAGGATCGGACATAAAGAAATCGCGACCATGACGGGAATTACGGAAGCTGCCGTGGCCTCAAAGATCAAAGAGATGGAAAAAAAGGGGATTATAAGGAAGTACAAGACAGTTATCGATTGGGAAAAGGCAGGCGAGGAATACGTGTATGCCATTATTGAGCTAAAGGTCGCCCTTCGATCACGGACCGGGTACGACGCCATAGCCGAGCGTATCGCCAAGTTCCCGGAGGTCAGGTCGGTACGGCTTATTTCCGGGGATCACGACCTATCCCTGACAGTCCGCGGAAAGTCCATGAAAGACGTGGCTTTTTTTGTGGCTGAAAAAATAGCCACGCTTGAGCAGGTGCAGGGGACTGTAACGCATTTTGTGCTGCGCACTTACAAGGAGGACGGCGATGTCTTATTCGAGAAAGAGCGCTCAGAACGCCTTGCTGTATCCCCGTGA
- a CDS encoding HNH endonuclease, giving the protein MVSRNSQESEKGINLCGNACVICGWNKKDYNGRLLVEGAHVRPLKNKKDYDKYDNIIALCPNHHTEFECGNIAIDYSKRICLHRDIEEEYHNKTIFGKIDHIQAGYFDFHMKNIFKAKF; this is encoded by the coding sequence ATGGTATCCCGAAATAGTCAGGAGAGTGAAAAAGGGATTAATTTATGTGGAAATGCTTGCGTTATTTGCGGATGGAATAAGAAGGACTATAATGGTCGTTTATTAGTTGAAGGCGCGCACGTCAGACCTCTTAAAAATAAAAAAGATTATGATAAATATGATAATATAATAGCACTTTGTCCTAATCATCATACAGAATTTGAGTGTGGTAATATCGCTATAGACTATTCAAAACGAATTTGCCTTCATCGCGATATCGAGGAAGAATATCACAATAAAACAATTTTTGGAAAAATAGATCATATTCAGGCTGGGTATTTTGATTTCCATATGAAAAATATTTTTAAAGCAAAATTTTGA
- a CDS encoding AIPR family protein: MPSGTRSTPTEVEMDFIEYKTYDVPGYPRMYTFFIKGSDYLDLPLDANVREPSEKSQPYKDMIKTLKTAPIDFLLQNGGIDVISTKVTVTVNKKNKTVKINFPPGTGIVNGGHTQLALLDTKKEQDISKAVVRLDVIEQEFSPEKLAMIAASRNTASNVKSYSVAEKRGYFAKIKLSMNADFEKHIIWFENRKVPNDRGLTAVDLIARLNLFNIKSYQSNWHDGTEQPNKSATSKNATFNYWLGHQNEFLHTYPLVNDIINLEEHILTTFHDSAPRGFTNLGVITSRKDNPRKTIFLGKDIIWDLPIQFLLPLLSSFRGVVKYDEASERIGWYEKPEKIFNRIGNQLLQEITRTYKNHHNQINQMSKDPNLWRILFDTVDRNIAPKTSEWIMYGIPK, encoded by the coding sequence ATGCCATCAGGTACAAGGTCTACCCCAACAGAAGTCGAGATGGATTTTATAGAATATAAAACGTATGATGTACCAGGTTATCCACGAATGTACACTTTTTTCATAAAAGGTAGTGATTATTTAGATTTACCGTTGGATGCTAATGTTAGAGAACCATCGGAGAAATCACAACCTTATAAGGATATGATAAAAACGTTAAAGACAGCCCCTATTGATTTTTTACTACAAAACGGGGGAATTGATGTAATCTCAACTAAGGTGACGGTGACTGTAAATAAAAAAAATAAGACCGTCAAAATAAATTTTCCTCCTGGAACAGGAATCGTAAATGGAGGGCATACACAACTAGCCCTTTTGGACACAAAGAAAGAACAAGATATTTCGAAGGCTGTTGTACGCTTGGATGTTATTGAACAGGAATTTTCACCTGAAAAGCTTGCAATGATTGCTGCAAGTAGGAATACAGCTTCTAACGTAAAATCATATTCTGTTGCTGAAAAACGGGGATATTTTGCAAAGATAAAACTTTCAATGAATGCTGATTTTGAAAAACATATCATTTGGTTTGAAAATCGAAAAGTACCTAATGATAGGGGACTAACCGCTGTTGACCTTATTGCACGGTTGAATCTATTTAATATTAAATCCTATCAAAGTAATTGGCATGATGGGACGGAACAACCAAATAAATCTGCAACAAGCAAAAATGCAACATTCAATTATTGGCTGGGGCATCAAAATGAATTTTTACATACGTATCCATTAGTTAATGATATTATTAATTTAGAAGAGCATATTCTCACAACTTTTCATGACTCTGCGCCACGAGGTTTTACAAACCTCGGTGTAATAACGAGTCGAAAAGATAATCCAAGAAAAACAATATTTTTGGGCAAAGATATCATCTGGGATTTGCCAATACAATTTCTGCTGCCCTTATTGTCAAGCTTTCGAGGAGTAGTGAAATACGATGAAGCGAGTGAAAGGATTGGATGGTATGAAAAACCAGAAAAAATTTTTAACCGTATAGGAAACCAACTACTTCAAGAAATAACGAGGACGTACAAGAACCACCATAATCAAATAAACCAGATGAGTAAAGATCCGAATTTGTGGAGAATTTTATTTGATACTGTTGATAGGAACATCGCTCCTAAAACCAGTGAGTGGATTATGTATGGTATCCCGAAATAG
- the cofC gene encoding 2-phospho-L-lactate guanylyltransferase, with protein MRAVIPFKKNNAKSRLSAILSEKEREELALAMLSDVTDALLGSGCFDTIDILSTSIIDFEKANIVLTEKGLNEALNEYLEKMSSHSMNEPVLIIMADIPLVSTNNIKEIAASPADVVIVPGRMGGTNALFIRDPSSFHVDYYGASFSKHKEIAARSGIEIEVFDSFNMSTDIDEVADLTEILLHGTGHAARYLKKLGFTIAEEENGGRVGVKRL; from the coding sequence ATGAGGGCAGTCATCCCGTTCAAAAAAAACAATGCCAAATCAAGGTTATCCGCGATACTCTCCGAAAAAGAGCGCGAAGAGCTTGCGCTGGCAATGCTCTCCGACGTGACGGACGCCCTGCTGGGATCAGGATGTTTCGATACAATTGACATCCTTTCGACTTCAATAATCGATTTTGAGAAAGCCAATATAGTATTGACCGAAAAAGGCCTGAACGAGGCATTGAACGAATACCTCGAAAAAATGTCCTCGCACTCGATGAACGAACCTGTCCTTATTATAATGGCAGACATTCCGCTTGTTTCAACAAATAACATCAAGGAAATTGCAGCATCCCCTGCCGATGTTGTGATCGTACCTGGGAGGATGGGGGGTACCAATGCCCTGTTTATCCGGGACCCATCAAGTTTCCATGTGGACTATTATGGCGCAAGTTTCTCCAAGCACAAGGAGATCGCAGCCCGAAGTGGCATTGAAATTGAGGTTTTTGACTCGTTTAACATGAGCACGGATATTGATGAAGTCGCTGATCTTACAGAGATTCTACTTCATGGAACAGGACATGCGGCACGTTATCTCAAAAAGCTTGGATTCACAATCGCGGAAGAGGAAAATGGTGGCAGAGTTGGGGTAAAAAGGCTATAA
- a CDS encoding metal-dependent transcriptional regulator, whose translation MKGINGLELSPKKIDYLKFLKEKKKAKTTEISDEFKVDPSTTTKILLELAKTDLVTYTPYHGCSLTEKGIKYVEFLNRRHGLIVCMLVGMGMDTKTACEAAGRFEYFVTKDVVDTLCKNFSHPDLSPCGTSISRDTCCCCPGGG comes from the coding sequence GTGAAAGGTATAAATGGACTGGAACTATCCCCCAAAAAGATAGACTACCTGAAATTCCTTAAGGAGAAGAAAAAGGCAAAGACTACCGAGATATCCGATGAGTTCAAAGTCGATCCTTCCACGACAACCAAGATATTGCTCGAACTCGCAAAAACAGATCTGGTAACCTATACGCCTTATCATGGCTGTTCTCTTACAGAAAAAGGTATCAAGTACGTAGAATTCTTAAACAGGCGGCATGGACTTATAGTATGCATGCTGGTAGGGATGGGAATGGATACAAAAACCGCATGCGAAGCTGCTGGAAGATTCGAATATTTTGTCACGAAAGATGTGGTGGACACACTTTGCAAGAATTTCTCTCACCCAGACCTTAGTCCATGCGGAACCAGTATAAGTCGCGACACTTGCTGTTGCTGTCCGGGAGGTGGCTGA
- a CDS encoding metal ABC transporter substrate-binding protein, whose protein sequence is MNSVKSAFTLILLIVLLVSLTGCIQQPKSSEKINVVTSFYPLYEFSKRIGGEKAEVSVLVPAGAEPHDWEPGPQDIIKVESAQIFVYNGAGLEPYIDKIITKTESQKLIVVDSSEGIELIKEGGTPDPHIWLDPVLAKHQADAIEKAFIKADPKNSDYYTANAQALRQDLDALGANISKELAPAKKKVFITAHAAFGYFAKRYGLTQIAIAGLSPDIEPSPAKIVEIVKLAQENKVKYIFFETLVSPKLSETIAKEAGAQTLALNPIEGLSEGQIKQGENYFTLMRKNVKNLKLALDVENG, encoded by the coding sequence ATGAACTCTGTAAAGTCTGCATTCACTCTTATTTTACTCATCGTATTGCTTGTGAGTCTCACGGGGTGCATCCAGCAGCCAAAATCAAGTGAAAAGATCAATGTCGTCACTTCCTTTTATCCTCTTTATGAATTTTCAAAGCGCATCGGGGGTGAAAAGGCCGAGGTATCGGTATTGGTTCCTGCAGGTGCAGAGCCACATGACTGGGAACCCGGCCCACAGGATATTATCAAAGTAGAATCCGCTCAGATTTTTGTTTATAATGGCGCTGGGCTTGAACCTTACATTGATAAAATTATAACAAAGACCGAATCCCAGAAATTGATTGTTGTTGATTCAAGCGAAGGGATTGAATTAATTAAAGAAGGAGGGACGCCTGATCCCCATATCTGGCTTGACCCGGTGCTGGCAAAACACCAGGCAGATGCCATAGAGAAAGCGTTTATTAAAGCCGACCCGAAAAATAGTGATTATTACACGGCCAATGCTCAGGCACTCAGGCAGGATCTGGACGCGCTGGGTGCAAATATTTCAAAAGAATTAGCTCCTGCCAAAAAGAAGGTATTTATAACCGCTCACGCCGCATTTGGCTATTTTGCCAAGAGATATGGTTTAACGCAAATCGCAATTGCAGGGCTGTCGCCTGACATAGAGCCCAGCCCTGCAAAAATTGTCGAGATTGTTAAACTCGCACAGGAGAATAAAGTGAAATACATTTTCTTTGAGACTTTAGTAAGCCCGAAGTTATCTGAAACTATTGCAAAAGAAGCGGGGGCGCAAACGCTGGCGCTTAACCCGATAGAGGGACTTTCCGAAGGTCAGATCAAGCAAGGGGAGAACTACTTTACTTTAATGCGGAAGAATGTGAAAAACCTCAAATTAGCGCTGGATGTAGAGAATGGATGA